A portion of the Salvelinus fontinalis isolate EN_2023a chromosome 32, ASM2944872v1, whole genome shotgun sequence genome contains these proteins:
- the LOC129831108 gene encoding death-associated protein kinase 2-like isoform X1, with translation MAVFNMLENVEDLYEIGEVLGSGHFGQVREVRERATGALWAGKFLKIRKCASSRLGMERKNVEREVEVLQALQHPNIMALKDVFESRAEVVLVLELISGGELFDFIAEKENLTESDAIDFMKQILLGVGFMHSKQIGHFDLKPENIMLSDKMAPNPNIKIIDFGLAHCFKSGEEYRCMSGTPQYISSEVINYEPLSTAVDMWSIGVITYILLSGMSPFQGDTDEETLRNIIALNYKFDDHYFSMTSAMAKDFIQKLFVKDQNERMTAEECLHHPWIKPLTRKQVANRNRSSINMKTFKKFNAKRKWKMSYNMVWVCNRLHRLKLLCKTSALAGEELRQCESDQEDTETKPASLIRRRLSNSS, from the exons ATGGCCGTCTTTAATATGCTTGAGAATGTGGAAGACCTCTATGAGATCGGAGAAGTACTTGGGAG TGGCCACTTTGGGCAGGTGAGGGAGGTGCGCGAGCGGGCCACGGGGGCTCTCTGGGCTGGGAAGTTCCTGAAGATCAGGAAGTGTGCTAGCAGCCGGCTGGGCATGGAGAGGAAGAATGTAGAACGGGAGGTTGAGGTCCTGCAGGCCCTACAGCATCCCAACATCATGGCCCTGAAGGATGTGTTTGAGAGCCGGGCCGAGGTGGTGCTGGTGCTGGAGCT TATTAGTGGAGGAGAACTGTTTGACTTCATTGCTGAGAAGGAGAACCTGACGGAGAGCGACGCCATCGACTTCATGAAGCAGATACTACTGGGCGTGGGCTTTATGCACAGCAAACAAATAGGCCATTTTGACCTAAAG CCGGAAAACATCATGCTGTCGGACAAGATGGCACCAAACCCCAACATTAAGATCATTGACTTTGGGCTGGCCCACTGCTTCAAGTCGGGGGAGGAGTACAGGTGCATGAGTGGCACCCCCCAGTACATTT cTTCTGAAGTGATCAACTACGAACCTCTGAGCACAGCTGTGGACAtgtg GAGCATCGGAGTGATCACCTACATACT ACTGAGTGGTATGTCCCCGTTCCAAGGGGACACGGACGAGGAGACACTGAGGAACATCATAGCCCTGAACTACAAGTTTGACGACCACTACTTCAGCATGACCAGTGCCATGGCCAAAGACTTCATCCAGAAGCTCTTTGTGAAAGATCAGAA TGAGAGAATGACCGCTGAGGAGTGTCTACACCACCCATGGATCAAG CCTCTGACACGGAAACAGGTGGCCAACAGGAATCGCTCCTCCATCAACATGAAGACCTTTAAGAAGTTCAATGCCAAGAGAAAATGGAAG atGTCATATAACATGGTATGGGTGTGTAACAGGCTGCATCGACTGAAGCTGCTTTGTAAGACTAGTGCACTGGCGGGCGAGGAACTG AGACAGTGTGAGAGTGACCAGGAGGACACAGAGACCAAGCCAGCCTCACTCATTCGCCGGCGACTCAGCAACAGTTCATAG
- the LOC129831108 gene encoding death-associated protein kinase 2-like isoform X2 yields the protein MAVFNMLENVEDLYEIGEVLGSGHFGQVREVRERATGALWAGKFLKIRKCASSRLGMERKNVEREVEVLQALQHPNIMALKDVFESRAEVVLVLELISGGELFDFIAEKENLTESDAIDFMKQILLGVGFMHSKQIGHFDLKPENIMLSDKMAPNPNIKIIDFGLAHCFKSGEEYRCMSGTPQYISSEVINYEPLSTAVDMWSIGVITYILLSGMSPFQGDTDEETLRNIIALNYKFDDHYFSMTSAMAKDFIQKLFVKDQNERMTAEECLHHPWIKPLTRKQVANRNRSSINMKTFKKFNAKRKWKMSYNMVWVCNRLHRLKLLCKTSALAGEELCESDQEDTETKPASLIRRRLSNSS from the exons ATGGCCGTCTTTAATATGCTTGAGAATGTGGAAGACCTCTATGAGATCGGAGAAGTACTTGGGAG TGGCCACTTTGGGCAGGTGAGGGAGGTGCGCGAGCGGGCCACGGGGGCTCTCTGGGCTGGGAAGTTCCTGAAGATCAGGAAGTGTGCTAGCAGCCGGCTGGGCATGGAGAGGAAGAATGTAGAACGGGAGGTTGAGGTCCTGCAGGCCCTACAGCATCCCAACATCATGGCCCTGAAGGATGTGTTTGAGAGCCGGGCCGAGGTGGTGCTGGTGCTGGAGCT TATTAGTGGAGGAGAACTGTTTGACTTCATTGCTGAGAAGGAGAACCTGACGGAGAGCGACGCCATCGACTTCATGAAGCAGATACTACTGGGCGTGGGCTTTATGCACAGCAAACAAATAGGCCATTTTGACCTAAAG CCGGAAAACATCATGCTGTCGGACAAGATGGCACCAAACCCCAACATTAAGATCATTGACTTTGGGCTGGCCCACTGCTTCAAGTCGGGGGAGGAGTACAGGTGCATGAGTGGCACCCCCCAGTACATTT cTTCTGAAGTGATCAACTACGAACCTCTGAGCACAGCTGTGGACAtgtg GAGCATCGGAGTGATCACCTACATACT ACTGAGTGGTATGTCCCCGTTCCAAGGGGACACGGACGAGGAGACACTGAGGAACATCATAGCCCTGAACTACAAGTTTGACGACCACTACTTCAGCATGACCAGTGCCATGGCCAAAGACTTCATCCAGAAGCTCTTTGTGAAAGATCAGAA TGAGAGAATGACCGCTGAGGAGTGTCTACACCACCCATGGATCAAG CCTCTGACACGGAAACAGGTGGCCAACAGGAATCGCTCCTCCATCAACATGAAGACCTTTAAGAAGTTCAATGCCAAGAGAAAATGGAAG atGTCATATAACATGGTATGGGTGTGTAACAGGCTGCATCGACTGAAGCTGCTTTGTAAGACTAGTGCACTGGCGGGCGAGGAACTG TGTGAGAGTGACCAGGAGGACACAGAGACCAAGCCAGCCTCACTCATTCGCCGGCGACTCAGCAACAGTTCATAG